From the Leucobacter denitrificans genome, one window contains:
- the sdhA gene encoding succinate dehydrogenase flavoprotein subunit, translating to MTTNTHEGEDVTVKDGVTYHQFDVVIVGAGGAGMRAAIEAGPKAKTAVITKLYPTRSHTGAAQGGMAAALANVEEDNWEWHTFDTVKGGDYLVDQDAAEILAKEAIDAVIDLENMGLPFNRTPEGKIDQRRFGGHTRDHGKAAVRRACYAADRTGHMILQTLFQNCVKLGINFYNEFYVLDLVMTGEGKDRKPAGVVAYELATGELHVFQAKSVVFATGGFGKIFKTTSNAHTLTGDGVGIIWRKGLPLEDMEFYQFHPTGLAGLGILLTEGARGEGAILRNASGERFMERYAPTIKDLAPRDIVARSMVQEVLDGRGAGPHKDYVYLDCTHLGAEVLETKLPDITEFARTYLGVDPVVEPVPVFPTAHYAMGGIPTNVQAEVLMDNDTVVPGLYAAGECACVSVHGSNRLGTNSLLDINVFGKRSGNAAADFAQTASFVDLPADPAKEIRELVESFRTGTGTERVADLRRELQEAMDRGAQVFRTEESLTNVLGVIHNLRERYKNVGIQDRGMRYNTDLLEAIELGFLLDLAEVLTYAARNRKESRGGHMRDDYPDRDDANYMQHTMAYLTGDPHSANPEDHIRLDWKPVTVTKNEQGELRYPPLERKY from the coding sequence GTGACCACGAATACCCATGAGGGCGAGGACGTAACCGTCAAAGACGGTGTGACGTACCACCAATTTGATGTCGTCATCGTAGGTGCTGGCGGTGCCGGCATGCGCGCGGCGATTGAAGCCGGCCCGAAGGCGAAAACCGCCGTGATCACGAAGCTGTACCCGACCCGCTCGCACACCGGTGCTGCGCAGGGCGGCATGGCTGCGGCCCTCGCGAACGTCGAGGAAGATAACTGGGAGTGGCACACCTTCGACACGGTCAAGGGTGGCGACTACCTCGTCGACCAAGACGCGGCAGAGATTCTCGCGAAAGAAGCGATTGACGCGGTCATCGACCTCGAGAACATGGGTCTTCCGTTCAACCGCACGCCCGAGGGCAAGATCGACCAGCGTCGCTTCGGTGGTCACACACGCGATCACGGCAAGGCTGCGGTTCGCCGCGCGTGCTACGCCGCAGACCGCACGGGCCACATGATCCTGCAGACGCTCTTCCAGAACTGCGTGAAGCTCGGCATCAACTTCTACAACGAGTTCTACGTGCTCGACCTCGTGATGACGGGTGAAGGCAAGGACCGCAAGCCAGCGGGTGTCGTCGCATACGAGCTTGCGACTGGCGAGCTCCACGTGTTCCAGGCGAAGTCGGTGGTCTTCGCGACCGGCGGTTTCGGCAAGATCTTCAAGACGACGTCGAACGCACACACGCTCACCGGTGACGGTGTCGGCATCATCTGGCGCAAGGGTCTTCCGCTCGAAGACATGGAGTTCTACCAGTTCCACCCGACGGGCCTCGCGGGTCTTGGCATTCTGCTGACCGAGGGTGCACGTGGTGAAGGTGCTATCTTGCGTAACGCAAGTGGCGAACGCTTCATGGAGCGATACGCGCCGACCATTAAAGACCTCGCTCCGCGTGACATCGTTGCACGTTCAATGGTGCAAGAGGTGCTCGATGGTCGCGGTGCTGGCCCACACAAGGATTACGTCTACCTCGACTGCACCCACCTTGGCGCAGAGGTACTTGAGACCAAGCTCCCAGACATCACCGAGTTCGCTCGCACCTACCTCGGTGTCGACCCGGTAGTCGAGCCGGTTCCCGTGTTCCCGACCGCGCACTACGCAATGGGTGGCATTCCGACCAACGTGCAGGCAGAGGTGCTCATGGACAACGACACGGTTGTGCCTGGCCTCTACGCAGCTGGCGAGTGTGCATGTGTCTCCGTGCACGGTTCGAACCGACTCGGCACGAACTCACTGCTCGACATCAACGTCTTCGGCAAGCGTTCGGGTAACGCCGCAGCCGACTTCGCACAGACCGCATCGTTCGTCGATCTCCCCGCAGATCCGGCGAAGGAGATTCGCGAGCTTGTCGAAAGCTTCCGCACCGGCACTGGTACCGAGCGCGTGGCAGACCTCCGCCGCGAATTGCAGGAGGCCATGGACCGCGGGGCGCAGGTGTTCCGTACCGAAGAGTCACTCACGAACGTGCTTGGTGTGATCCACAACCTTCGCGAGCGCTACAAGAACGTTGGCATCCAGGACCGCGGTATGCGTTACAACACCGACCTTCTCGAGGCGATCGAGCTCGGATTCTTGCTCGACCTCGCAGAGGTGCTCACCTACGCGGCCCGCAACCGCAAGGAGAGCCGCGGTGGTCACATGCGCGATGATTACCCTGATCGTGACGACGCAAACTACATGCAGCACACGATGGCATACCTCACGGGCGACCCGCACTCGGCGAACCCTGAGGATCACATCCGCCTCGACTGGAAGCCCGTCACCGTCACAAAGAATGAGCAGGGCGAGTTGAGGTACCCGCCACTTGAGAGGAAGTACTAG
- a CDS encoding succinate dehydrogenase iron-sulfur subunit produces the protein MSTATAEAGVAVEEAPKPFTVTLLIRRYNPESGRDAYWEDFDVEMYPTDRILDALHKIKWDVDGTLAFRRSCAHGICGSDAMRINGRNRLACKTLVKDLDISKPIYVEAIKGLPLEKDLIVDMEPFFESYRQVQPFLVANSQPESGKERIQDVVARERFDDTTKCILCAACTSSCPVFWTDGQYFGPAAIVNAHRFIFDSRDDNAQVRLDILNDKEGVWRCRTTFNCTEACPRGIQVTKAIAEVKAAIRSGKTD, from the coding sequence ATGAGCACCGCAACTGCTGAAGCTGGCGTCGCAGTAGAGGAAGCACCGAAGCCGTTCACGGTCACTCTCCTCATTCGTCGCTACAATCCCGAGTCGGGTCGCGACGCATACTGGGAAGACTTTGACGTCGAGATGTACCCGACCGACCGTATTCTCGATGCGCTCCACAAGATCAAGTGGGACGTTGACGGTACGCTCGCATTCCGTCGCTCATGCGCACACGGTATTTGTGGCTCGGATGCGATGCGCATCAACGGTCGCAACCGTCTCGCATGCAAGACGCTCGTGAAAGATCTCGATATCTCGAAGCCGATCTACGTTGAGGCAATCAAGGGTCTGCCCCTTGAGAAGGATCTCATTGTCGACATGGAGCCGTTCTTCGAGTCGTACCGCCAGGTGCAGCCGTTCCTCGTTGCGAACTCGCAGCCTGAGTCGGGCAAGGAGCGCATCCAAGACGTAGTGGCTCGCGAGCGCTTCGACGATACGACCAAGTGCATCCTGTGTGCTGCGTGCACCTCATCGTGCCCAGTGTTCTGGACCGACGGTCAGTACTTCGGTCCAGCAGCGATTGTGAATGCGCACCGCTTCATCTTTGACTCGCGCGATGACAACGCGCAGGTGCGCCTCGACATTCTCAATGACAAAGAGGGCGTGTGGCGCTGCCGCACCACCTTCAACTGCACCGAGGCTTGCCCGCGTGGCATTCAGGTCACCAAGGCGATCGCTGAGGTCAAGGCAGCGATCCGTTCCGGCAAGACTGACTAG
- a CDS encoding YihY/virulence factor BrkB family protein, whose protein sequence is MSERPLPAVVTKWRRLWHWFRRQRPYRTFSHFTNVGGNVLSGGMSYQALFAVFAGLLVGFGVFGIFLREHETLLDVIVDQINTSIPGLLGDDGAVSVQELLATRAIDWTSIVAAVSLLWIAVNWFTGTRRSIRIIFGLEVKEYRNAVYLKIRDFVLALCFALAIVISAALTVASSNIADTVLGWLGANPDNWFFGTLGTVVRYGALYVFDVLILMAIHWALAEVRIGWWNLLIGCLLGAAALFGLKFLGAALLGGASSNPLLATFAIFVGLLLWFNFVCRVLLLTSAWIATGLDKSLGLPEDPARRSASAFF, encoded by the coding sequence ATGAGCGAGCGCCCATTGCCAGCCGTCGTCACCAAGTGGCGGCGGCTTTGGCATTGGTTCAGGCGACAGCGTCCGTACCGTACGTTTTCGCACTTCACGAACGTTGGCGGCAACGTGCTTTCCGGGGGCATGAGCTACCAGGCGCTGTTCGCGGTTTTCGCGGGGCTCCTTGTCGGATTCGGTGTATTCGGCATTTTTCTCCGCGAACACGAAACGCTGCTCGACGTCATAGTCGACCAGATCAATACGTCGATTCCGGGCCTCCTCGGAGATGACGGCGCGGTATCGGTGCAGGAGCTGCTCGCGACGCGCGCAATCGACTGGACGAGCATCGTCGCCGCAGTGTCTCTGCTGTGGATCGCAGTGAACTGGTTTACGGGAACCAGGCGTTCGATCCGCATCATTTTTGGTCTCGAAGTGAAGGAGTACCGCAACGCGGTCTATCTCAAGATTCGCGACTTTGTGCTCGCGCTTTGCTTCGCACTCGCCATTGTTATCTCGGCCGCGCTCACGGTCGCGAGTTCTAATATCGCAGACACGGTGCTCGGGTGGCTCGGCGCGAACCCCGACAACTGGTTCTTCGGCACGCTCGGCACGGTCGTGAGATACGGCGCCCTGTACGTCTTTGACGTGCTCATTCTCATGGCGATCCACTGGGCGCTCGCAGAGGTGCGTATCGGCTGGTGGAATTTGCTCATCGGTTGTTTGCTCGGCGCGGCCGCGCTCTTTGGCCTGAAGTTTCTCGGTGCCGCGCTGCTCGGTGGAGCTTCGAGCAACCCGCTGCTCGCGACCTTCGCGATCTTCGTGGGTCTCTTGCTCTGGTTCAATTTCGTGTGTCGCGTGTTGTTGCTGACGTCGGCGTGGATCGCGACGGGCCTCGACAAGTCGCTCGGGTTACCTGAGGACCCTGCGCGGCGTAGTGCTTCCGCATTCTTTTGA